The following are encoded together in the Babylonia areolata isolate BAREFJ2019XMU chromosome 30, ASM4173473v1, whole genome shotgun sequence genome:
- the LOC143275453 gene encoding uncharacterized protein LOC143275453 — protein MALKRRLQTLVRVRWRSLLFRKRRQLLAVVGTITILLWIRTLLSQGPDENNLVLVLRDAEVDAPAAAQRVFTESPSSAERERQNRSALFVRLLGNKVKHSVRIAGGEVIDCMLPRRLRLSYDSNHFAFYKMPPLKCSGKRMFFVRGGKFVLNTSVVRHPRRLESCLFYDVKNYDDDFYFYGKPVAKSVWPFQDVAVGHDFVRIQCTLKDKGAEKNAGGSTRHKAKPRTSRNSWLSSIFGWKREQQSSDLYEDPGKMQEEEYDKSLEKVMENLYDEDDDTVVGDEYEQSYPNLNSVTLEYDQFSVQVTPKPEVFQRISTILAENSKQRPRKDQQLRPNVLMLGLGSVSHLTFRRLLPQTYHFLKADLGSLVLENYNVVGELMKEELIPLLTGKREEDLPDVQTWKYNAEPMNAYPFIWKEFEQQGYATLFAEDEPLRSLFNTGFYGFDPAPTDHYMRPFWQAVSGSEVGRNSPRFCTGDSANHRYTLQYLEEFFHAYRNVSKFAFALFRELSYTSINPVQYLDSDLVELLRGLKGSRLLEDTVVMVFSDRGLNDYLLKSTVLAKMEERMPMMSLSFPESFQLRHPGAFANLTRNAHRLTTPFDVHETLTDLLYPSRLTYRPPEENATAVMSLFEDIRINRTCHETGIPGHWCTCMSRIVLGPSEPLVKRAAQALLRHVNARADTLRDRCAPLELQYVHLAHLVLPTWKVLTYTHAHGKILKWQEFNSAFDLRVAELYIQVKTGPCGVMYEGTVLFDFRDHRHHRVDVVKEDVKGLGVRRFHHSCLSEDEAAVLIKGPWSVMKQFCCCRS, from the exons atggCTCTGAAACGACGCTTACAGACTCTCGTAAGAGTGAGATGGCGATCGCTACTTTTTCGTAAACGTCGTCAGCTACTGGCCGTTGTTGGGACGATCACCATCCTTCTGTGGATCAGAACGCTCCTCAGCCAGGGCCCTGATGAGAACAACCTTGTGCTGGTTCTCCGAGACGCTGAGGTTGATGCCCCGGCAGCTGCTCAGAGGGTTTTCACGGAGTCGCCTAGCTCTGCAGAGCGTGAACGTCAAAACCGCTCTGCGCTGTTCGTGAGACTGCTCGGGAATAAAGTAAAGCATTCTGTGAGGATCGCAGGAGGGGAGGTTATCGACTGTATGTTGCCTAGACGTCTGAGACTCTCCTACGACTCGAACCACTTCGCTTTTTACAAAATGCCGCCACTGAAATGTTCAGGGAAGAGGATGTTCTTCGTGCGAGGCGGCAAGTTCGTGTTGAACACTTCAGTCGTGCGTCATCCCAGACGGCTTGAGAGCTGTTTGTTTTATGACGTCAAGAACTATGACGATGATTTCTACTTCTACGGGAAACCGGTGGCAAAGAGTGTGTGGCCGTTTCAGGACGTTGCTGTTGGGCATGACTTTGTTCGGATTCAGTGCACTTTAAAAGACAAAGGGGCGGAAAAGAATGCTGGTGGTTCTACTCGTCACAAGGCCAAACCACGCACATCTCGAAACAGTTGGTTGTCGAGTATATTCGGCTGGAAACGAGAACAACAATCCAGTGACCTTTATGAAGATCCTGGAAAGATGCAAGAGGAAGAATACGACAAGTCGTTAGAAAAAGTCATGGAGAATCTCTACGATGAGGACGATGATACTGTCGTTGGTGATGAGTACGAGCAAAGCTACCCGAACTTGAACTCTGTGACTCTGGAGTATGACCAGTTTTCGGTACAGGTGACCCCGAAGCCTGAGGTGTTCCAGCGAATTTCCACCATCTTGGCGGAGAATTCGAAGCAGCGCCCCCGCAAGGACCAGCAACTCAGGCCGAACGTTCTGATGCTCGGGTTGGGGTCGGTGTCTCACTTAACGTTTCGTCGTTTGCTGCCACAGACTTATCACTTCCTGAAGGCGGACCTGGGCTCACTGGTCCTGGAGAATTACAACGTCGTTGGTGAGCTGATGAAGGAGGAGCTGATTCCTTTGTTGACAG GAAAGCGCGAAGAGGACCTCCCAGACGTACAGACGTGGAAGTACAACGCGGAACCGATGAACGCCTACCCGTTCATCTGGAAGGAGTTCGAACAGCAAGGCTACGCCACCCTGTTCGCAGAGGACGAGCCTTTAAGGAGCCTCTTCAACACCGGCTTCTACGGCTTCGACCCGGCCCCTACAGACCACTACATGCGTCCGTTCTGGCAGGCGGTGTCTGGCAGCGAGGTTGGACGGAACAGCCCTCGGTTCTGTACCGGGGACAGCGCCAACCATCGCTACACGCTTCAGTACCTCGAGGAGTTCTTCCACGCCTACCGCAACGTCTCCAAGTTCGCCTTCGCCCTCTTCCGGGAGCTGTCGTACACCAGCATCAACCCCGTGCAGTATCTGGACTCGGACCTTGTCGAGCTTTTGCGAGGGCTCAAGGGGAGTCGGCTTCTCGAGGACACGGTGGTGATGGTCTTCAGCGACCGCGGGCTGAACGACTACCTCTTGAAGAGCACGGTCCTGGCCAAGATGGAGGAGAGGATGCCCATGATGTCGCTGTCCTTCCCGGAGTCCTTCCAGCTCCGCCACCCCGGGGCTTTCGCTAACCTGACTCGAAACGCCCACAGGCTGACCACCCCTTTCGACGTGCACGAAACGTTGACGGACCTGCTCTACCCGTCGCGGTTAACCTACCGCCCGCCCGAGGAGAACGCCACGGCAGTGATGAGTCTCTTCGAGGACATCCGGATCAACCGGACGTGCCACGAAACGGGCATCCCGGGCCACTGGTGCACGTGCATGTCCCGCATCGTGCTGGGCCCCTCGGAGCCGCTGGTCAAGAGGGCGGCCCAGGCCCTGCTCCGCCACGTGAACGCCCGCGCCGACACGCTGAGGGACAGGTGCGCTCCTCTGGAGCTGCAGTACGTCCACCTGGCACACCTGGTTCTGCCCACCTggaag GTCCTCACCTACACGCACGCCCACGGAAAAATCCTCAAATGGCAAGAGTTCAACAGCGCCTTCGACCTGCGAGTCGCCGAACTTTACATCCAGGTGAAAACCGGCCCTTGCGGAGTAATGTATGAAGGCACGGTCCTCTTTGACTTCCGGGACCACAGGCACCATCGTGTGGACGTGGTGAAGGAGGATGTGAAGGGCCTGGGAGTCAGGAGGTTCCACCACAGCTGTCTGTCTGAGGACGAGGCGGCGGTCCTCATCAAAGGCCCCTGGTCTGTCATgaagcagttttgttgttgtcgcagtTAA